The following are from one region of the Paramicrobacterium humi genome:
- a CDS encoding UPF0182 family membrane protein: MSSATARPQQPVQRRRAPLAITLIAVGVLVVLFFIFTSFYTDFLWFNQLGYTNVLTTQWIATVVMFIIGFLGMAVPVWGCLQLAYRLRPVYAKLNSQLDRYQELVEPLRRLGMWGIPVLLGLFAGFSAATRWETTLMWLNRTPTGTTDPQFGFDLSFYLFELPFYRSVLAFASAVVLLALIATAAVTFLYGSIQLIGRELRISKSARIQIAVIAGVYLLLQAVSIWLDQYVTLTQTGSLITGASYTDVNATIPTRAILAGIALVVAILFFVTAFIGRWRMPIVGTALLLVSALLIGSVYPWVVQKFQVDPNERSLEQPYIDRNIDMTREAFGVSDVKEVAYDATTDAEPGALRADAETTASIRIMDPDLISSTVTQLERFKTYYRFAPELDVDRYNIDGDVQDAVVAVREMNQEGVKADLSWVNSTLVYTHGYGLVAAYGNKRSSDGEPVFMQSGIPSTGVLGNFEPRVYFGENSPEYSIVGAPEGSKPVELDYPSGESGETYTTYDGDGGPKLDNVFNKLVYALKFQSEQIFLSDNVNSDSQILYERNPQKRVSKVAPYLTLDSDVYPSVVDGRIVWIVDGYTTSNSYPYSHTESLSSAISNNANGQSFLLDDINYMRNSVKATVDAYDGSVTLYAWDTNDPILQTWQKIFPSTLKPISAMSGDLMSHVRYPEDLFKVQRDVLQRYHVTDADKWYSDSDLWKTPADPQASEGSSALQPPYYLSMQMPGEKTPSYSLYTTFIPGGGGASSVLSGYLAANANAGSDKGTIADSYGALTLLRLPKDTTVPGPGQVQNAFNSDTAVSNLINILKQGQTEVLNGNLLTLPVGGGLLYVQPVYVKSTGETSYPLLQKVLVSFGDKIAFEDTLDEALDQLFGGDSGAQAGDTGVDNSNETPSTPPSGGDGKTENPDTNAPVDSDLSQALSDAQKAMAAKKAALEAGDWAAYGEADKQLSEAVQKALDLLKADEQK, from the coding sequence ATGTCATCAGCCACGGCCCGGCCGCAGCAACCCGTTCAGCGAAGAAGAGCTCCTCTGGCGATAACCCTTATCGCGGTCGGTGTTCTTGTTGTGCTGTTCTTCATCTTCACGAGCTTCTACACCGACTTCCTCTGGTTCAACCAGCTCGGCTACACGAACGTGCTGACCACCCAGTGGATCGCGACCGTGGTGATGTTCATCATCGGATTCCTCGGCATGGCTGTTCCCGTGTGGGGCTGCCTGCAGCTCGCCTACCGGCTGCGCCCGGTGTACGCGAAGCTGAACTCGCAGCTCGACCGCTACCAGGAGCTCGTCGAACCGCTGCGTCGCCTCGGCATGTGGGGAATCCCCGTGCTGCTGGGCCTCTTCGCCGGCTTCTCCGCGGCCACGCGCTGGGAGACGACTCTCATGTGGCTCAACCGAACTCCGACGGGCACGACCGACCCGCAGTTCGGCTTCGACCTCTCGTTCTACCTGTTCGAGCTGCCGTTCTACCGCTCCGTGCTCGCGTTCGCCTCTGCCGTCGTGCTTCTCGCGCTCATCGCGACCGCCGCGGTGACCTTCCTCTACGGGTCGATCCAGCTGATCGGCCGCGAGCTGCGCATCTCGAAGTCGGCGCGCATCCAGATCGCCGTGATCGCCGGAGTGTACTTGCTCCTGCAGGCCGTGAGCATCTGGCTCGACCAGTACGTGACCCTGACGCAAACCGGTTCGCTCATCACGGGCGCGAGCTACACCGACGTGAACGCGACGATTCCCACGCGCGCGATCCTCGCCGGCATCGCTCTCGTCGTCGCGATCCTGTTCTTCGTGACCGCGTTCATCGGCCGCTGGCGTATGCCCATCGTGGGCACGGCGCTGCTGCTCGTCTCCGCGCTCCTGATCGGCAGCGTGTACCCGTGGGTCGTGCAGAAGTTCCAGGTCGACCCGAACGAGCGCTCGCTCGAGCAGCCTTACATCGACAGGAACATCGACATGACGCGCGAGGCGTTCGGGGTGTCCGACGTCAAGGAAGTCGCGTACGACGCGACGACGGATGCCGAGCCCGGCGCCCTGCGCGCCGACGCCGAGACGACGGCATCCATCCGAATCATGGATCCGGACCTGATCAGCTCGACGGTTACGCAGCTCGAGCGCTTCAAGACCTACTACCGGTTCGCGCCCGAGCTCGACGTCGACCGCTACAACATCGACGGTGACGTTCAGGATGCCGTCGTCGCTGTGCGCGAGATGAACCAGGAAGGCGTCAAGGCCGACTTGAGCTGGGTGAACAGCACCCTCGTCTACACGCACGGCTACGGACTCGTCGCGGCCTACGGCAACAAGCGGTCAAGCGACGGCGAGCCCGTGTTCATGCAGTCCGGCATCCCGTCGACGGGTGTTCTCGGCAACTTCGAGCCACGCGTCTACTTCGGCGAGAACTCGCCCGAGTACTCGATTGTCGGCGCGCCGGAGGGCTCGAAGCCCGTGGAGCTCGACTACCCGTCGGGCGAGTCCGGCGAGACGTACACGACGTACGACGGCGACGGCGGGCCCAAGCTCGACAATGTCTTCAACAAGCTCGTCTACGCGCTGAAGTTCCAGTCGGAGCAGATCTTCCTCTCCGACAACGTGAACTCCGACTCGCAGATCCTGTACGAGCGCAACCCGCAGAAGCGCGTCTCGAAGGTCGCACCGTACCTGACCCTCGACTCCGACGTGTACCCGTCGGTCGTCGACGGTCGCATCGTTTGGATCGTGGACGGCTACACGACGTCAAACTCGTACCCGTACTCGCACACCGAGAGCTTGAGCTCCGCGATCTCGAACAACGCGAACGGGCAGTCGTTCCTTCTCGACGACATCAACTACATGCGGAACTCCGTGAAGGCGACGGTCGACGCGTACGACGGCTCCGTCACGCTCTACGCGTGGGACACGAACGACCCGATCCTGCAGACCTGGCAGAAGATCTTCCCGTCGACGCTCAAGCCCATCTCGGCCATGAGCGGCGACCTCATGTCGCACGTGCGCTACCCGGAGGACCTCTTCAAGGTGCAGCGCGACGTGCTGCAGCGCTACCACGTGACGGACGCCGACAAGTGGTACTCCGACTCCGACCTGTGGAAGACGCCCGCCGACCCGCAGGCGTCCGAGGGCAGCTCGGCGCTCCAGCCGCCGTACTACCTGTCGATGCAGATGCCGGGGGAGAAGACGCCGTCGTACTCGCTCTACACGACGTTCATCCCCGGCGGTGGGGGAGCCTCGAGCGTCCTCTCGGGTTACCTTGCCGCGAACGCGAATGCCGGCTCCGACAAGGGCACGATCGCCGACAGCTACGGCGCCCTCACTCTGCTGCGACTGCCGAAGGACACGACGGTGCCCGGCCCCGGCCAGGTGCAGAACGCCTTCAACTCCGACACGGCGGTCTCGAACCTCATCAACATCCTGAAGCAGGGGCAGACCGAGGTGCTCAACGGCAACCTGCTGACGCTTCCCGTCGGCGGCGGCCTGCTGTACGTGCAGCCGGTTTACGTGAAGTCCACCGGAGAGACGAGTTACCCGCTGCTTCAGAAGGTGCTCGTGAGCTTCGGAGACAAGATCGCCTTCGAAGACACCCTTGATGAGGCCCTCGACCAGCTGTTCGGCGGAGACTCCGGCGCCCAAGCGGGCGACACGGGCGTCGACAATTCGAACGAGACGCCGAGCACGCCCCCGTCCGGCGGCGATGGCAAGACGGAGAACCCGGACACGAACGCTCCCGTCGACTCCGATCTCTCGCAAGCGCTCTCGGACGCTCAGAAGGCCATGGCGGCGAAGAAGGCGGCTCTCGAAGCCGGCGACTGGGCCGCATACGGCGAGGCGGACAAGCAGCTGAGCGAGGCCGTGCAGAAGGCTCTCGACCTGCTCAAGGCCGACGAGCAGAAGTAG
- a CDS encoding phosphotransferase yields MARSPLTLAAVAASALPDTSFVGSGPLGHGESGEFDSALLLGDDQSQYVVRVPTTQQAETDQSRELLVLQSMSDGIRSRLPFDVHRVIGQAPVDGSRAVVYDYLYGYQVEAAAIPAGDGVAASIGGALAAIHGLPSSFVSEAGLPVQSASDCREEARNVIERAAATGMLPAAVKNRWLEAAADEALWRFLPTVINGSVAADSFLITDHEAGPIVTGVLGWGSLKVSDPAHDLHWLSAAGEAAESVFAGYVAASHRSPDALIRQRSLLYAELELARWLLHGRDTHDEAIVADAVSMLDGLVDSVLGNLMSPLSPATGPIMTVSDVQDMLDKNPTPPRAPSSAISMDTDSFDRSEFLSEWDKEANDETDVDEAPASQDDLATGPIDLSQLGSTEDSQRERSSSADDK; encoded by the coding sequence ATGGCCAGGTCTCCTCTCACTCTAGCCGCGGTCGCGGCGTCGGCCCTGCCCGATACGTCGTTCGTCGGCAGCGGCCCTCTCGGCCACGGAGAGTCCGGCGAGTTCGACTCCGCCCTCCTGCTCGGCGACGACCAGTCCCAGTACGTGGTCCGGGTGCCGACGACGCAGCAAGCGGAGACCGACCAGTCGCGCGAGCTTCTCGTTCTGCAGTCGATGTCGGACGGCATCCGCAGCCGCCTCCCGTTCGACGTGCACCGCGTCATCGGCCAAGCCCCCGTCGATGGCTCTCGCGCGGTCGTCTACGACTACCTCTACGGGTACCAGGTGGAGGCGGCCGCGATTCCCGCCGGCGACGGTGTCGCCGCTTCCATCGGGGGCGCTCTCGCGGCCATCCACGGCCTGCCCAGCTCGTTCGTCTCGGAAGCGGGCCTTCCCGTGCAGAGCGCGTCCGACTGCCGGGAGGAAGCGCGGAACGTCATCGAGCGGGCAGCGGCGACCGGCATGCTTCCGGCGGCGGTCAAGAACCGCTGGCTCGAGGCCGCGGCCGACGAGGCGCTGTGGCGATTCCTGCCGACGGTCATCAACGGCTCCGTTGCGGCGGACTCGTTCCTGATCACCGACCACGAGGCGGGCCCGATCGTCACCGGCGTTCTCGGTTGGGGTTCGCTCAAGGTCTCCGACCCGGCACATGACCTGCACTGGCTGTCGGCGGCCGGCGAAGCGGCCGAGAGCGTTTTCGCGGGGTATGTCGCGGCCAGCCACCGGTCCCCCGATGCGCTCATCCGACAGCGATCGCTGCTGTATGCGGAGCTCGAGCTCGCGCGGTGGCTGCTGCACGGGCGCGACACTCACGATGAGGCGATCGTCGCCGACGCCGTCTCGATGCTGGACGGTCTCGTCGACAGCGTCCTCGGCAACCTCATGTCGCCGTTGTCCCCCGCGACCGGCCCGATCATGACGGTGTCCGACGTGCAGGACATGCTCGACAAGAATCCGACGCCTCCCCGCGCGCCGTCGTCGGCCATCTCGATGGACACCGACAGCTTCGACCGCTCAGAGTTCCTCTCAGAGTGGGACAAGGAGGCGAACGACGAGACGGACGTCGATGAAGCGCCAGCGTCTCAAGACGATCTGGCCACGGGGCCGATCGATCTGTCTCAGCTGGGAAGCACCGAGGACTCCCAGCGCGAGCGCAGCTCCTCCGCCGACGACAAGTGA
- a CDS encoding SDR family oxidoreductase, whose protein sequence is MAQDNRVVIIGGHGKVALLAAPELVNAGFTVSSLIRNPEHSDDVSAAGAQPVVLDIENADVDALAHEFSGAAAIVFSAGAGGGNPARTRAVDFDAATRSMRAAAQAGVPRFVMVSYARAGVDIDSLDERNSFYAYAQAKHDADAELRATDLDYTILGPGRLTLDAATGRIQLADASGDVPDQGFADDEKVTSRGNVAQVIAHVLAHDAAIRETVNFYDGATPIADAIR, encoded by the coding sequence ATGGCACAGGACAACCGCGTGGTCATCATCGGAGGGCATGGCAAGGTCGCTCTCCTCGCCGCGCCGGAACTCGTGAACGCAGGGTTCACGGTGTCGTCCCTCATTCGCAATCCTGAGCACAGTGACGACGTGAGCGCCGCGGGAGCGCAGCCTGTCGTTCTCGACATCGAGAATGCCGACGTCGACGCCCTCGCCCACGAGTTCTCCGGCGCGGCCGCCATCGTCTTCTCCGCCGGAGCCGGCGGCGGCAACCCGGCCCGCACCCGGGCAGTGGACTTCGACGCGGCCACTCGTTCCATGCGCGCGGCGGCGCAGGCCGGCGTCCCTCGATTCGTCATGGTCTCGTATGCGCGTGCAGGGGTCGACATCGACAGCCTCGACGAAAGGAACTCTTTCTACGCGTACGCGCAGGCGAAGCACGACGCGGACGCGGAGCTGCGCGCCACCGATCTCGACTACACGATCCTCGGGCCGGGGCGCCTGACGCTCGATGCTGCGACGGGACGCATTCAGCTCGCCGATGCGTCGGGAGACGTGCCCGATCAGGGGTTCGCTGACGATGAGAAGGTCACGTCGCGCGGCAACGTGGCGCAGGTCATCGCCCACGTGCTCGCGCACGACGCCGCGATTCGGGAGACCGTCAACTTCTATGACGGGGCCACGCCGATCGCGGACGCGATCCGCTGA
- a CDS encoding ATP-dependent helicase gives MSDLLAGLDDDQRVVAETLRGPLCVLAGAGTGKTRAITHRIAHGVATGTYAPNRVLALTFTNRAAAELRGRLRHLGAGNVPAKTFHSAALSQLGYFWPQVVGGDMPRLIEAKARVLGHAAEKLKLKVDTAALRDLAAEIEWRKVSNRSIEQYAAAGRTPPGALTAEQAVALMSAYEDIKDERRQLDFEDVLLVCAGMLEQEPRVALQVREQYRFFVVDEYQDVSPLQQHLLDLWLGDRRELCVVGDASQTIFSFAGADSAHLLDFPQRYEGSRVVRLERNYRSESGIVATANRLMRDRPGALTLLAARGDAGAAASDPDVVQYRDDMAEARGIAQSILTRLEQGAKPEEIAILYRVNAQSAPLETALADVGISYHLRGSTRFFDRPEVKQAVLALRGASVAISGEPLFKSVSDVLRSLGWSQVPPEAQGAVRSKWESLNAIMALVDQVPVGTTFRQFTDELLERQAGQHEPTMQAVTLATLHSAKGLEWDEVYLPGLAEGLVPISYAKSFEQIDEERRLLYVGITRARTRLTLSWAEEGQRRVRERSRFLQEIGMRSPGAAGARARTGVRSATR, from the coding sequence ATGTCCGATCTGCTCGCCGGACTCGACGACGACCAGCGGGTCGTAGCCGAGACCCTTCGCGGGCCGCTGTGCGTGCTTGCCGGAGCCGGAACGGGCAAGACGCGCGCCATCACTCATCGCATAGCGCACGGCGTGGCCACGGGAACGTACGCGCCGAACCGCGTTCTCGCCCTCACATTCACGAACCGCGCGGCCGCCGAGCTGCGCGGGCGACTGCGTCACTTGGGAGCGGGAAACGTCCCGGCGAAGACGTTCCACTCCGCAGCGCTGAGCCAGCTCGGCTACTTCTGGCCGCAAGTCGTCGGCGGCGACATGCCGCGACTCATCGAGGCGAAGGCGCGCGTGCTCGGGCATGCGGCAGAGAAGCTCAAGCTCAAGGTCGATACGGCCGCGCTGCGCGATCTCGCAGCCGAGATCGAGTGGCGCAAGGTCTCCAACCGCAGCATCGAGCAGTATGCCGCGGCGGGGCGGACGCCGCCCGGCGCGCTCACGGCCGAGCAGGCCGTCGCGTTGATGAGCGCATACGAGGACATCAAGGACGAGCGCAGGCAACTCGATTTCGAGGATGTGCTCCTCGTCTGCGCGGGAATGCTCGAGCAGGAGCCGCGTGTCGCGCTTCAAGTGCGCGAGCAGTACCGCTTCTTCGTCGTCGACGAGTACCAGGACGTGTCGCCTCTGCAGCAGCACTTGCTCGACCTGTGGCTCGGCGACCGCCGGGAGCTGTGCGTCGTGGGAGACGCGAGCCAGACGATCTTCTCCTTCGCGGGGGCCGATTCCGCGCACTTGCTGGACTTCCCCCAACGGTACGAGGGGAGCCGCGTGGTGCGGCTCGAACGCAACTACCGGTCAGAGTCCGGCATCGTCGCGACGGCGAACCGGCTCATGCGCGATCGGCCGGGCGCGCTCACGCTGCTCGCAGCCCGCGGCGACGCCGGGGCAGCGGCATCCGACCCCGATGTCGTGCAGTACCGCGATGACATGGCGGAGGCCCGCGGCATCGCGCAATCGATACTCACGCGACTCGAGCAGGGAGCGAAACCCGAGGAGATCGCCATCCTGTATCGCGTGAACGCGCAGTCGGCGCCGCTCGAGACCGCGCTCGCCGACGTCGGCATCAGCTATCACTTGCGCGGATCGACGCGCTTCTTCGACCGGCCGGAGGTCAAGCAGGCCGTTCTCGCGCTTCGCGGGGCCTCGGTCGCGATCTCCGGTGAGCCGCTGTTCAAATCCGTGAGCGACGTGCTGCGCTCGCTCGGCTGGAGCCAGGTGCCGCCCGAGGCGCAAGGCGCCGTGCGTTCGAAGTGGGAATCGCTGAACGCGATAATGGCGCTCGTCGACCAGGTGCCGGTCGGCACGACGTTTCGGCAGTTCACCGACGAGCTGCTCGAACGCCAAGCCGGTCAGCATGAGCCGACGATGCAGGCCGTGACGCTCGCGACGCTGCACTCGGCGAAGGGCCTCGAGTGGGACGAGGTCTACCTGCCGGGACTTGCCGAGGGCCTCGTGCCGATCAGCTACGCGAAGAGCTTCGAGCAGATCGACGAGGAACGCAGGCTGCTGTACGTCGGCATCACCCGAGCTCGCACCCGGCTCACGCTGTCGTGGGCTGAGGAAGGGCAGCGCCGGGTTCGCGAGCGGTCTCGCTTTCTGCAAGAGATCGGCATGCGCAGTCCCGGTGCGGCCGGTGCACGCGCACGGACTGGGGTGCGTTCGGCGACACGGTGA
- a CDS encoding CHY zinc finger protein, translated as MTVPLDAQASGGTAAFSDGRIEQAGEPTEPGRALRVHGAVVDAQTRCIHYASALDVVAIRFACCREYYPCHACHEQFAGHAATVWPQDRRDERAILCGVCRHELTISEYRAADECPACGAGFNPGCRLHAHLYFEL; from the coding sequence ATGACGGTGCCGCTCGATGCTCAAGCGTCGGGCGGCACCGCTGCGTTCAGCGACGGAAGGATCGAGCAAGCCGGCGAGCCGACCGAACCGGGCCGCGCACTTCGGGTGCACGGCGCCGTCGTGGACGCGCAGACGCGGTGCATCCACTACGCGAGCGCGCTCGACGTCGTCGCGATCCGCTTCGCGTGCTGCCGCGAGTACTATCCGTGTCACGCGTGCCACGAGCAATTCGCCGGGCACGCGGCGACCGTCTGGCCCCAGGACCGTCGCGACGAACGAGCGATTCTCTGCGGCGTGTGCCGCCATGAGCTGACTATCAGCGAATACCGTGCCGCCGACGAGTGTCCCGCGTGCGGTGCCGGATTCAACCCCGGATGCCGCTTGCACGCCCACTTGTACTTCGAGCTCTGA
- a CDS encoding YlbL family protein has translation MVRAARRPPVANIREGIRVTLPNDDHHESPSPLSEPLFEPAAPRPPRPRRVVAGWISLAVAFVILGVLALSPTPYVVQVPGPVFNVLSTTKTDDGTQPLIDIEGAKTYDVSKTLDMLTVSVVGTPDRSPSWFQIAVAWFDPSQAVVPMSTYFPDGTTVKEQDEESQLMMVNSQQDAVAAALTQLDIPFDSALTVGNVIADTPADGELQVGDEITAAGGAPVGDVTQLRDVIAKNGEKPLTLTVLRDGASATVSVTPTKATYSDGTSGFVIGIQTTETYDFPFHVAIKLDDVGGPSAGMMFALGIIDKLTPGALAGDAAVAGTGTIDAEGDVGPIGGIRQKLYGARDAGADYFLAPADNCGEVVGHVPDGIRVFSVKTLDDSLAVLHALADDGDLDALPSCKS, from the coding sequence GTGGTCAGGGCAGCTCGCCGTCCGCCCGTCGCGAACATCCGGGAAGGGATCCGCGTGACGCTGCCGAACGACGATCATCACGAGTCGCCGTCCCCGCTCTCGGAGCCGCTGTTCGAGCCCGCCGCGCCGCGTCCTCCGCGGCCCCGGCGCGTCGTCGCCGGCTGGATCAGCCTCGCCGTCGCCTTCGTCATCCTCGGCGTTCTCGCGTTGTCGCCGACCCCGTACGTCGTGCAGGTCCCCGGACCCGTGTTCAACGTCCTCAGCACGACGAAGACCGACGACGGAACCCAGCCGCTCATCGACATCGAGGGTGCGAAGACGTACGACGTGAGCAAGACGCTCGACATGCTCACCGTGAGCGTCGTCGGGACCCCCGACCGCTCGCCGAGCTGGTTCCAGATCGCCGTCGCGTGGTTCGACCCGAGCCAGGCCGTCGTTCCCATGAGCACGTACTTTCCCGACGGCACCACCGTGAAGGAGCAGGACGAGGAATCGCAGCTCATGATGGTGAATTCCCAGCAGGATGCCGTTGCGGCGGCGCTCACGCAACTCGATATCCCGTTCGATTCGGCGCTCACGGTGGGAAACGTGATCGCCGACACACCGGCCGACGGCGAGCTGCAGGTCGGCGACGAGATCACCGCCGCAGGGGGCGCGCCTGTTGGCGACGTGACGCAGCTGCGCGACGTCATCGCGAAGAACGGTGAGAAGCCGCTCACGCTCACCGTGCTCAGGGACGGCGCGAGCGCGACAGTGTCGGTGACGCCCACGAAGGCCACGTACAGCGACGGAACCTCCGGCTTCGTCATCGGCATCCAGACCACGGAGACCTACGACTTCCCCTTCCACGTCGCGATCAAGCTCGACGATGTCGGCGGACCGAGCGCCGGCATGATGTTCGCTCTCGGAATAATCGACAAGCTCACTCCCGGCGCGCTCGCGGGCGACGCGGCCGTCGCCGGCACGGGAACCATCGACGCCGAAGGAGACGTCGGCCCGATCGGTGGGATCCGGCAGAAGCTGTACGGCGCGCGTGACGCCGGCGCCGACTACTTCCTCGCCCCGGCCGACAACTGCGGCGAGGTCGTCGGGCATGTGCCTGACGGCATCCGCGTCTTCAGCGTCAAGACCCTCGACGACTCGCTCGCGGTGCTGCACGCGCTCGCCGACGACGGCGATCTCGACGCCCTGCCCTCGTGCAAGTCATGA
- the nudC gene encoding NAD(+) diphosphatase, whose protein sequence is MPALGSLPLARTEFDRDGDARLKEDFLGETLRDPETRLLFVADRQLLIDDGRLVFRGIDDLPEEFLAAAYLGRIVTDGGQLEPGTRVVAVVLAEPSPRERGDWRTLRDAAVLLDDLEGGLAVEAVAVAGWHSSATRCTRCGDTTSIEHAGWMRKCVSCGTELFPRTDPAVIVLITDEDDERILLGSNAMWPEGRYSLFAGFVEAGESLEAAVEREVFEEAGVRVVDPVYLGSQPWPFPQSLMLGFSARLAPGQDAADTRPDGEEILDVRWFTRDEIAEPGDDVQLPGTSSIAHAIIQNWRDGR, encoded by the coding sequence ATGCCCGCACTGGGGAGCCTTCCGCTTGCCCGCACAGAATTCGATCGCGACGGCGACGCCCGCCTGAAGGAGGACTTTCTCGGCGAGACGCTGCGAGATCCCGAGACGCGACTGCTGTTCGTCGCCGACCGACAGCTCCTGATTGACGACGGGCGCCTGGTCTTCAGGGGCATCGACGATCTCCCCGAGGAGTTTCTCGCGGCCGCCTACCTCGGCCGAATCGTGACCGACGGCGGGCAGCTGGAGCCGGGAACGCGCGTCGTCGCGGTCGTCCTCGCTGAGCCGTCGCCGCGCGAGCGCGGCGACTGGCGTACGCTGCGAGACGCCGCGGTCCTGCTCGATGACCTCGAGGGCGGCCTCGCCGTCGAGGCGGTCGCCGTCGCGGGCTGGCACAGCTCGGCGACACGCTGCACGCGCTGCGGAGACACGACCTCGATCGAGCACGCCGGCTGGATGCGCAAATGCGTGAGCTGCGGCACCGAGCTGTTTCCGCGCACCGACCCCGCCGTGATCGTGCTCATCACCGACGAAGACGACGAGCGCATCCTGCTCGGCTCGAACGCGATGTGGCCCGAAGGGCGCTACTCCCTGTTCGCCGGCTTCGTCGAAGCGGGAGAATCCCTCGAAGCAGCCGTCGAGCGCGAGGTCTTCGAAGAGGCGGGCGTGCGCGTCGTCGACCCCGTGTACCTCGGTTCACAGCCGTGGCCGTTCCCGCAGTCGCTCATGCTCGGCTTCTCAGCGCGACTCGCCCCCGGACAGGATGCCGCCGACACGCGCCCCGACGGGGAGGAGATCCTCGACGTGCGCTGGTTCACCCGCGACGAGATCGCCGAACCCGGCGACGACGTGCAGCTCCCCGGCACGAGCTCGATCGCCCACGCCATCATCCAGAACTGGCGGGACGGACGGTAA
- a CDS encoding zinc-dependent metalloprotease, translating to MIRDILSGKSGVDPSQLAGAAGLPSDPASLQAMMMQFQRAMQQSGDGSVNWDVSRDQAVTIGRKDAIAITPAEHAQYDQAFHLAELWLADVTTVASLTATGRLMSRAEWSKATMPLWTQLAEPVATSISDALTNVLSEQAPEQFKDMIGQATRMIRGIGGTMFAMQLGQVVGQLSTEVVSGGDIGIPLLDDEAALVPQNVAAFGEGLDIPMDQVQLYLAVRELAHARLFRQAKWLKLHFISSITAFARGIHIDTHVIEDLAESFDPSNTEQLREAMTNGSLIPPKTDAQLAALERLETTLALVEGWVDVVTHDATLRLPKADAVAETVRRRRATGGPAEQAFATLVGLELRPRRLRDAAAMWRKVTDAVGVGQRDALWQHPDLVPTTADIDDPAGLIQRLEAAARGDAPEPDEMDVALEDLLRTAAEPTDDEPTDEDDKDEGTTPPPAV from the coding sequence ATGATCCGGGACATCCTCTCGGGCAAGTCCGGCGTCGACCCGAGTCAGCTCGCCGGCGCGGCGGGTCTGCCCTCCGATCCCGCCTCGCTTCAGGCGATGATGATGCAGTTCCAGAGGGCGATGCAGCAGAGCGGCGACGGCAGCGTGAACTGGGACGTTTCGCGCGACCAGGCGGTGACGATCGGCCGTAAGGACGCCATCGCGATCACGCCGGCGGAGCACGCGCAGTATGACCAGGCGTTCCACCTCGCCGAGCTGTGGCTCGCCGATGTGACGACCGTCGCCTCGCTCACCGCAACCGGGAGGCTCATGAGCCGCGCGGAATGGTCGAAGGCGACGATGCCGCTGTGGACGCAGCTCGCCGAGCCCGTCGCGACGAGCATCTCCGACGCCCTCACGAACGTGCTGAGCGAGCAGGCGCCCGAGCAGTTCAAGGACATGATCGGCCAGGCCACCCGCATGATCCGCGGGATCGGCGGGACCATGTTCGCGATGCAGCTCGGCCAGGTCGTCGGCCAGCTCTCGACAGAGGTCGTGTCGGGCGGCGACATCGGCATCCCCCTGCTCGACGACGAGGCCGCGCTCGTGCCGCAGAACGTCGCGGCGTTCGGCGAGGGCCTCGACATCCCGATGGACCAGGTGCAGCTCTACCTCGCCGTGCGCGAGCTCGCGCATGCCCGCCTGTTCCGCCAGGCCAAGTGGCTCAAGCTGCACTTCATCTCGTCGATAACGGCGTTCGCACGCGGCATCCACATCGACACCCACGTCATCGAGGATCTCGCCGAGAGCTTCGACCCGTCGAACACCGAGCAGCTGCGCGAGGCGATGACGAACGGCTCGCTCATCCCGCCGAAGACCGATGCCCAGCTCGCGGCGCTCGAACGCCTCGAGACGACGCTCGCTCTCGTCGAGGGCTGGGTCGACGTCGTCACGCACGATGCGACGCTTCGCCTGCCCAAGGCGGACGCCGTCGCCGAGACCGTGCGTCGCCGCCGTGCGACGGGCGGTCCCGCGGAGCAGGCGTTCGCGACCCTCGTCGGCCTCGAGCTGCGGCCCCGACGATTGCGAGACGCCGCTGCGATGTGGCGAAAGGTGACGGACGCCGTCGGCGTGGGTCAACGCGACGCCCTGTGGCAGCATCCCGACCTCGTGCCGACCACTGCCGACATCGACGACCCGGCCGGCCTCATCCAGCGTCTGGAGGCCGCCGCGCGCGGCGACGCTCCCGAACCGGATGAGATGGACGTCGCGCTCGAGGACCTGCTGCGCACGGCGGCGGAGCCGACCGACGACGAGCCGACCGACGAGGACGACAAGGACGAGGGAACGACACCTCCCCCGGCCGTCTGA